Proteins encoded by one window of Mesorhizobium sp. INR15:
- a CDS encoding thiol-disulfide oxidoreductase DCC family protein — MTDLPEPNRPPETSPVDASPPFDTSKVFDSPLIVFDGVCVLCSGFVRMVVRLDRKSRFRFATAQSPFGEALFREHGLRTDSYETNLVLIDGAAFTRLDSFVAVMSELGWPWRAAKILLLLPRPLRDWLYDRVAKNRYALFGRKDACELPSPAMRERFLG, encoded by the coding sequence GTGACCGACCTCCCCGAGCCCAACCGTCCTCCTGAAACATCACCTGTCGATGCGTCCCCACCCTTCGACACCTCCAAAGTCTTTGACTCACCATTGATCGTCTTCGACGGCGTCTGTGTCCTGTGCTCGGGCTTCGTGCGCATGGTGGTCAGGCTCGATCGTAAGAGCCGCTTCCGCTTCGCCACCGCGCAGTCGCCCTTCGGCGAAGCCCTGTTTCGCGAACATGGGCTGCGCACCGACAGCTACGAGACCAATCTCGTCCTCATCGATGGCGCTGCCTTCACGCGGCTCGACAGTTTCGTCGCTGTGATGTCCGAACTCGGTTGGCCATGGCGCGCGGCCAAAATCCTGCTTTTGCTGCCGCGTCCGCTTCGCGACTGGCTCTACGACCGTGTCGCCAAAAACCGCTATGCGCTGTTCGGCAGGAAGGACGCTTGCGAGCTCCCCTCGCCCGCGATGAGGGAGCGGTTCCTTGGCTAG